The following proteins are co-located in the Bacillus pumilus genome:
- a CDS encoding stage II sporulation protein M codes for MIHKRLKYFLWYYSIYCILLIGTGIYLGNIVNKDLFEAAPPTSGQDFMSVVLTHNLTNFAMYLLGFLLSPLFQIMDFGGSSFVITMGFRTLGAQEALDKLIPHGLLEFPNMLLYQGISQYVLFTLIYTKSIKAALGVMKKMIPYYLLSLTILIIAAFIEGYDSLLFSIFINNSWFY; via the coding sequence ATGATACATAAAAGATTGAAATATTTTCTGTGGTACTATTCTATCTACTGTATCTTACTGATAGGTACAGGGATTTATCTTGGGAACATAGTCAACAAAGATTTATTTGAAGCAGCACCGCCAACTTCGGGCCAGGATTTTATGTCTGTAGTTCTGACGCATAACTTAACAAACTTTGCAATGTATTTACTGGGATTCTTATTGTCACCGTTATTTCAAATAATGGATTTTGGAGGTTCGTCCTTCGTCATTACAATGGGTTTTAGAACGCTAGGAGCACAAGAAGCTTTGGATAAACTAATTCCTCATGGGTTATTAGAATTTCCAAATATGTTGCTGTATCAAGGCATAAGCCAGTATGTGCTTTTTACATTAATTTATACGAAATCAATTAAAGCTGCTTTAGGTGTCATGAAAAAAATGATTCCTTATTATCTGCTATCGTTAACGATCCTAATAATAGCTGCTTTTATTGAAGGGTATGATTCCTTATTATTTTCTATCTTTATCAATAATAGCTGGTTTTATTGA
- a CDS encoding 3-hydroxybutyryl-CoA dehydrogenase produces the protein MRTEETVMVVGAGQMGSGIAQVFAQSGYTVLLHDAQEEQIHRAISSMTKQLTKRAEKGKLAHQAVRDITQRLAISTNLKDVQQAHLVVEAASEQMSVKKQIFKTLDQFAEVKTIFATNTSSLSITELAAVTTRPEQVIGMHFMNPVPVMKLVEVIRALQTNDETYQIVFETAKKLNKTPIEVEDFPGFVSNRILMPMINEAIYTLYEGVADAESIDSVMTLGMNHPMGPLRLADLIGLDTCLFIMNTLHEGLGDSKYRPCPLLKKYVSAGWLGRKTKRGFYTYHDHS, from the coding sequence ATGCGTACAGAAGAGACCGTCATGGTCGTCGGGGCTGGTCAAATGGGATCAGGCATTGCCCAAGTATTTGCTCAGTCAGGTTACACAGTCCTGCTCCATGATGCACAAGAAGAGCAGATTCATAGAGCGATTTCCTCCATGACCAAACAACTGACGAAACGAGCGGAAAAAGGAAAGCTGGCACATCAGGCAGTCCGTGATATTACGCAGCGGCTTGCCATCTCAACAAATTTAAAGGACGTACAGCAGGCTCATTTGGTAGTTGAAGCGGCATCTGAACAAATGAGTGTTAAGAAGCAAATCTTTAAAACCCTCGATCAATTTGCAGAGGTGAAGACGATATTTGCGACAAATACGTCTTCCTTGTCGATCACAGAATTAGCAGCCGTTACGACAAGGCCAGAGCAGGTCATTGGCATGCATTTTATGAATCCGGTTCCTGTCATGAAACTGGTTGAGGTCATCCGTGCCCTGCAAACGAATGACGAAACGTATCAAATCGTTTTTGAAACAGCGAAGAAATTAAACAAGACCCCAATTGAAGTGGAAGACTTCCCGGGGTTTGTCTCAAATCGTATATTGATGCCGATGATCAATGAAGCGATTTATACCCTTTATGAAGGCGTGGCAGATGCAGAAAGCATTGACAGTGTCATGACACTTGGAATGAATCACCCAATGGGTCCGCTTCGTCTCGCTGATTTAATCGGACTGGATACATGTTTATTTATTATGAATACCCTTCACGAGGGTCTTGGAGATAGCAAATATCGACCTTGTCCTCTTTTGAAAAAATACGTAAGCGCAGGCTGGCTTGGCAGAAAGACAAAGAGAGGTTTTTACACATACCACGACCACTCATAG
- a CDS encoding class II fructose-bisphosphate aldolase, with amino-acid sequence MPLVSMTEMLKDAKEKGYAVGQFNLNNLEFTQAILQAAEEEKSPVILGVSEGAGRYMGGFKTVVAMVKALIEEYNVTVPVAIHLDHGSSFESCAKAIHAGFTSVMIDASHHPFDENVATTAKVVELAHFHGVSVEAELGTVGGQEDDVIAEGVIYADPKECQELVERTGIDCLAPALGSVHGPYKGEPNLGFAEMEEIGKMTGLPLVLHGGTGIPTADIKRSISLGTAKINVNTENQIASAKAVRETLAAKTEEYDPRKYLGPARDAIKATVIGKMREFGSSNQA; translated from the coding sequence ATGCCTTTAGTTTCAATGACAGAAATGTTGAAAGACGCAAAGGAAAAAGGTTACGCTGTTGGACAGTTTAACTTAAATAACTTAGAATTCACGCAAGCGATTTTACAAGCTGCTGAAGAAGAGAAATCTCCAGTTATTTTAGGAGTATCTGAAGGAGCAGGACGCTACATGGGCGGCTTCAAAACAGTTGTCGCAATGGTTAAAGCGTTAATCGAAGAATATAATGTAACAGTTCCTGTTGCGATTCATTTAGATCACGGTTCAAGCTTTGAATCTTGTGCAAAAGCGATTCATGCAGGATTTACTTCTGTTATGATCGATGCTTCTCACCACCCATTCGATGAGAACGTAGCAACAACTGCGAAAGTAGTTGAGCTTGCACATTTCCACGGTGTATCTGTAGAAGCTGAGCTTGGAACTGTTGGTGGACAAGAAGACGACGTCATCGCTGAGGGCGTTATTTATGCTGATCCAAAAGAATGCCAAGAGCTTGTAGAACGTACTGGTATCGACTGCCTTGCACCTGCACTAGGTTCAGTTCATGGTCCATACAAAGGTGAACCAAACCTTGGTTTCGCTGAAATGGAAGAAATTGGTAAAATGACAGGTCTTCCACTTGTTCTTCACGGCGGAACAGGTATCCCAACTGCTGACATCAAGCGTTCAATTTCACTTGGTACAGCAAAAATCAATGTAAACACTGAAAACCAAATTGCTTCTGCGAAAGCAGTTCGCGAAACACTTGCTGCAAAAACAGAAGAGTATGATCCACGTAAATATCTTGGACCAGCTCGTGACGCAATTAAAGCAACTGTTATCGGCAAAATGCGCGAATTTGGTTCTTCTAACCAAGCATAA
- a CDS encoding UDP-N-acetylglucosamine 1-carboxyvinyltransferase — MEKLNIAGGDPLRGTVHISGAKNSAVALIPATILADSPVTIEGLPHISDIDTLRDLLEEIGGKVTFEKGEMVVNPKAMISMPLPNGKVKKLRASYYLMGAMLGRFKQAVIGLPGGCHLGPRPIDQHIKGFEALGAEVTNEQGAIYLRAEKLVGARIYLDVVSVGATINIMLAAVLAEGKTVIENAAKEPEIIDVATLLASMGAKIKGAGTDVIRIEGVESLHGCKHSIIPDRIEAGTFLIAGAAMGDEVVLDNVIPTHLESITAKLREMGFTIETSNDQMLIVGRNEGLKPVDIKTLVYPGFPTDLQQPMTALLTKAKGTSVVTDTIYSARFKHIDELRRMGANMKVEGRSAIITGQTQLQGAKVKASDLRAGACLVVAGLMADGVTEITGLEHIDRGYSLLEEKLEGLGATIWREKLNDQEIEELQNS; from the coding sequence ATGGAAAAGTTAAACATTGCCGGCGGTGACCCCTTACGCGGGACCGTACATATTAGTGGTGCGAAAAATAGTGCTGTGGCACTGATTCCTGCCACGATTCTCGCAGATTCTCCAGTAACCATTGAGGGCCTACCGCATATTTCAGATATAGACACATTACGAGATCTGTTAGAAGAAATTGGCGGGAAGGTAACATTTGAAAAAGGTGAAATGGTTGTCAATCCTAAAGCAATGATCAGCATGCCGCTTCCTAATGGGAAAGTGAAGAAACTGCGTGCGTCCTATTATTTAATGGGAGCCATGCTAGGCAGGTTCAAGCAGGCTGTCATCGGTTTGCCAGGAGGATGTCACTTAGGACCTAGACCGATCGATCAGCATATCAAAGGCTTTGAAGCACTTGGAGCCGAGGTGACAAACGAGCAGGGTGCAATTTATTTGCGTGCTGAAAAATTAGTCGGGGCCCGTATTTATCTTGATGTTGTCAGTGTGGGTGCGACCATCAATATCATGCTGGCAGCTGTACTGGCTGAAGGAAAAACGGTGATTGAAAATGCCGCAAAAGAGCCCGAAATTATTGATGTAGCGACACTGCTTGCAAGCATGGGAGCCAAAATCAAAGGTGCGGGTACTGATGTGATTCGAATCGAAGGTGTAGAATCTCTTCATGGCTGTAAGCATTCCATCATCCCTGACCGCATAGAAGCAGGTACGTTTTTAATTGCTGGTGCAGCGATGGGAGATGAAGTTGTACTTGATAATGTGATCCCAACTCATTTAGAATCAATTACGGCGAAACTTAGAGAAATGGGGTTCACCATTGAAACGAGCAACGATCAGATGCTGATCGTTGGCAGAAACGAAGGACTCAAGCCTGTCGATATCAAAACCCTTGTGTATCCGGGCTTTCCGACTGATCTTCAGCAGCCGATGACGGCCTTGTTAACAAAAGCGAAAGGCACGAGTGTGGTCACAGATACGATCTACTCTGCCCGCTTTAAGCACATTGACGAATTGCGTCGAATGGGTGCAAACATGAAGGTGGAAGGAAGATCTGCTATTATTACCGGACAAACGCAGCTTCAAGGAGCAAAGGTAAAAGCAAGTGATCTGCGTGCAGGTGCCTGTCTCGTTGTCGCAGGGTTAATGGCAGACGGTGTGACCGAAATCACAGGGCTTGAACATATAGACAGAGGATATAGTTTGCTTGAGGAGAAGCTTGAAGGCTTGGGTGCAACCATCTGGCGTGAAAAGCTGAATGACCAAGAAATAGAAGAACTTCAAAATTCATAA
- the fsa gene encoding fructose-6-phosphate aldolase, translating to MLFFVDTANIADIKEAHELGILAGVTTNPSLVAKEKDVSFHDRLREITDVVSGSVSAEVISLKAEEMIEEGKELAAIAPNITVKVPMTTDGLKAVKALTDLGIKTNVTLIFNSNQALLAARAGATYVSPFLGRLDDIGHNGLDLISEVKTIFDVHGLDTQIIAASIRHPQHVTEAAIRGAHIGTMPLKVIKQLTKHPLTDAGIEQFLADWNK from the coding sequence ATGTTATTTTTCGTAGATACAGCGAATATTGCAGACATCAAAGAGGCGCACGAGCTTGGCATTTTAGCAGGCGTCACAACAAACCCTAGTTTAGTAGCGAAAGAAAAGGACGTATCATTCCACGATCGCCTTCGTGAAATCACTGACGTCGTGTCAGGTTCTGTCAGTGCGGAAGTCATTTCCTTAAAAGCAGAGGAAATGATTGAAGAAGGAAAAGAGCTTGCTGCCATTGCACCAAATATCACTGTCAAAGTTCCAATGACAACGGACGGCCTGAAAGCTGTCAAAGCGTTAACAGACCTTGGTATTAAAACAAACGTCACTTTGATTTTTAATTCAAATCAGGCTCTGCTTGCAGCTAGAGCTGGTGCGACGTATGTTTCTCCATTCCTCGGTCGTTTAGATGACATCGGCCACAATGGTCTTGATCTCATTAGCGAAGTGAAAACCATTTTTGATGTTCATGGATTAGATACACAAATCATTGCTGCATCCATTCGTCACCCGCAGCATGTGACAGAAGCTGCCATTAGAGGTGCTCATATCGGCACAATGCCGCTGAAAGTCATCAAGCAGCTGACAAAACACCCATTAACGGATGCAGGCATTGAGCAATTTTTAGCAGACTGGAATAAATAA
- a CDS encoding DUF2529 domain-containing protein has translation MLKIFTTQLSGIFSRIGEKQAEAIEDGARLLAQAVVSGHAVYFHGRNELAAVALEASESKEPFPGAKVLPLDQKERSLLHPSDRVLLFYSDPEDQEIQSLVKELHMQGTPIVGVGPAQKEPSIIEEHCDVHIDFQLKKPLVPAEDGTRFGYPALMTCLYVYHALSFTVKEIVEEYE, from the coding sequence TTGTTAAAAATTTTCACCACCCAGTTATCAGGTATTTTTTCACGTATTGGAGAAAAGCAGGCAGAAGCGATTGAGGACGGTGCACGCCTTCTTGCTCAAGCCGTCGTCAGTGGACATGCTGTTTATTTCCATGGAAGAAATGAGCTGGCTGCTGTAGCCCTAGAGGCATCCGAAAGCAAGGAGCCATTTCCCGGTGCAAAAGTACTGCCACTGGATCAAAAGGAGCGCAGCTTACTTCATCCAAGTGACAGGGTTCTTCTTTTTTATTCAGATCCAGAAGATCAGGAGATTCAATCCCTTGTAAAAGAACTGCACATGCAAGGTACGCCCATTGTTGGAGTTGGGCCAGCACAAAAGGAGCCGTCAATAATTGAAGAGCATTGCGATGTCCACATTGATTTCCAGCTCAAGAAACCACTTGTGCCTGCCGAGGATGGAACAAGGTTCGGCTATCCTGCTTTAATGACCTGCTTATATGTCTACCATGCTCTATCGTTTACTGTGAAAGAAATCGTTGAGGAATATGAATAA
- a CDS encoding CTP synthase, whose protein sequence is MTKYIFVTGGVVSSLGKGITAASLGRLLKNRGMDVTIQKFDPYINVDPGTMSPYQHGEVFVTDDGAETDLDLGHYERFIDINLNKYSNVTTGKIYSTVLKKERRGDYLGGTVQVIPHITNEIKDRVYRAGKETGADVVITEIGGTVGDIESLPFLEAIRQMKSDIGRENVMYIHCTLVPYIRAAGELKTKPTQHSVKELRSLGIQPNVIVVRTEMPMTQDMKDKIALFCDIDTKAVIECQDADTLYSIPLDLQKQGLDKLVCEHMKLECQDADMTEWTALVDKVQNLSKQVTIGLVGKYVELQDAYISVVESLRHAGYAFDADVQIKWINAEEVTAGNIADLAQDVDGMIVPGGFGDRGVEGKIIATQYARENKVPFFGICLGMQVASIEYARNVLGLEGAHSAEIDPETAFPIIDLLPEQKDVDDLGGTLRLGLYPCKLNEDSKAYAAYNDEVVYERHRHRYEFNNEYRQQMEAAGFVFSGTSPDGRLVEIIELKDHPWFLASQFHPEFISRPTRPQPLFRDFVGASLQASESK, encoded by the coding sequence ATGACAAAGTATATTTTTGTAACAGGAGGAGTTGTTTCCTCACTTGGAAAAGGGATCACGGCTGCATCGTTAGGCCGCCTTCTAAAAAACAGAGGGATGGATGTCACCATTCAAAAATTCGATCCATATATAAATGTAGACCCTGGGACAATGAGTCCATACCAGCACGGTGAAGTATTTGTTACAGATGACGGTGCTGAAACAGACCTTGACTTAGGTCACTACGAGCGTTTCATTGATATTAACTTAAATAAGTACAGCAACGTAACAACGGGTAAAATCTACTCTACTGTCTTGAAAAAAGAGCGCCGCGGCGACTATTTAGGCGGTACAGTACAGGTCATTCCCCACATTACAAATGAAATCAAAGACCGTGTATACCGTGCAGGAAAAGAAACTGGTGCGGATGTTGTCATTACAGAAATCGGCGGAACAGTTGGAGATATCGAATCCCTCCCATTCCTTGAAGCGATTCGTCAAATGAAGAGTGACATCGGACGTGAAAATGTCATGTACATTCATTGTACCCTTGTTCCTTACATCCGTGCAGCAGGCGAATTGAAAACAAAACCAACACAGCATAGTGTGAAAGAACTTCGCAGCCTTGGCATTCAGCCAAACGTCATTGTTGTCAGAACAGAAATGCCAATGACACAAGACATGAAGGACAAAATTGCTCTATTCTGTGATATTGATACAAAAGCTGTCATCGAATGCCAGGATGCAGACACCCTTTACTCCATTCCGCTTGATTTACAAAAACAAGGATTAGACAAGCTTGTATGTGAGCACATGAAGCTTGAATGCCAAGATGCGGACATGACTGAGTGGACGGCTCTTGTCGACAAAGTGCAAAACCTTTCAAAACAAGTAACGATTGGACTTGTAGGGAAATATGTTGAGCTGCAAGATGCATACATTTCTGTTGTTGAATCACTTCGTCATGCTGGCTATGCATTTGATGCTGATGTTCAAATCAAATGGATCAATGCAGAGGAAGTCACAGCAGGGAATATAGCTGATCTCGCTCAAGATGTAGACGGTATGATCGTTCCTGGAGGCTTCGGAGACCGCGGAGTGGAAGGGAAAATCATTGCAACACAATATGCCCGCGAAAACAAAGTACCATTCTTCGGAATTTGCCTAGGAATGCAAGTCGCGTCTATCGAATATGCGAGAAACGTACTAGGCCTTGAGGGAGCTCATTCAGCGGAAATTGATCCAGAAACAGCATTCCCAATCATCGACCTTCTTCCGGAACAGAAGGATGTAGATGATCTAGGCGGAACACTTCGTCTAGGGCTGTACCCTTGTAAATTAAATGAAGACTCGAAAGCATATGCTGCATACAATGACGAAGTGGTCTACGAACGCCACCGTCATCGTTATGAGTTTAATAACGAATACAGACAGCAAATGGAAGCAGCAGGATTTGTATTCTCTGGTACAAGCCCAGACGGACGCCTTGTTGAAATTATTGAGCTGAAGGATCACCCTTGGTTCCTTGCTTCTCAGTTCCATCCAGAATTCATTTCAAGACCAACAAGACCACAGCCGTTATTTAGAGATTTCGTTGGTGCTTCACTGCAAGCATCTGAATCAAAATAA
- a CDS encoding ATP-binding cassette domain-containing protein, with the protein MGLEFVECTKNFKNTMILDKVNFSIPSGLFHLVGRNGAGKSTLLKMIAGLDKRYSGGIETNNKSTLYLNVDPIGIHPFTIRENLEILWNTFKITPTEEQMCNVNDFFDGKLDDSYSRASTGMKAKVGLSLVFVKDWETILIDETMSSLDSESIDMLSERLVNLSIKNIATIIYVSHSMVNKRLNDHSSIMSIGDGRLLWNNVQE; encoded by the coding sequence ATGGGATTAGAATTTGTAGAATGTACGAAGAATTTCAAGAACACTATGATACTAGATAAAGTGAATTTTTCAATTCCATCAGGTCTCTTTCATTTAGTAGGGCGAAATGGTGCGGGTAAAAGCACTCTCCTTAAAATGATAGCTGGTTTAGATAAGAGATACTCTGGAGGTATTGAGACAAACAATAAATCGACTCTTTATTTAAATGTGGATCCTATTGGTATTCATCCATTTACAATTAGAGAGAATCTAGAGATTCTGTGGAATACGTTTAAGATTACACCCACCGAAGAACAAATGTGCAATGTGAATGATTTTTTTGATGGTAAACTAGATGATTCGTATAGCAGAGCATCCACGGGTATGAAAGCGAAGGTAGGGTTATCTTTAGTATTCGTAAAAGATTGGGAAACCATACTAATTGATGAAACCATGTCATCTCTAGATTCAGAAAGTATAGATATGCTATCTGAAAGGTTAGTGAATCTTTCTATTAAAAATATAGCAACCATCATATATGTTTCCCATAGCATGGTAAATAAACGCTTAAACGATCATTCAAGCATTATGAGTATAGGGGATGGGAGGCTATTATGGAACAACGTCCAAGAATAA
- a CDS encoding acyl-CoA dehydrogenase family protein, producing the protein MDVMLTEKQRLWREQVASFARQHVFPEVEAMEQGQFPSTLLAEMGRQGFLGLPIPAAYQGLGADFTTYIIAIHELSKVSATIGVIVSVHTSVVTMPILAFGTTEQKKSYVPLLASGQKLGAFCLTEPTAGSDASSIQLRAERIDDHYELNGTKIFITSGGEAELYLVFAVTDPASAKKNISAFIVEKDTPGFTIGKDEKKMGLHGSKTVTLHFDGVRIPKEQLLGAEGEGFRLAMSSLNAGRIGIAAQSLGIAEAALTEAVTYLKQHPAGLETTIRLGDLAAKLEAAKLLVYQAASYKEANRPVTKEASMAKLFASKTAVEISTEAIHLLGMDGYTNRYHTERYFRDAKICEIYEGTSEIQRLVICKQLI; encoded by the coding sequence ATGGATGTTATGCTAACGGAAAAACAGCGTCTCTGGAGAGAACAAGTGGCATCATTTGCACGCCAGCATGTATTCCCTGAAGTAGAAGCCATGGAACAAGGCCAGTTTCCAAGCACACTTTTAGCTGAGATGGGACGGCAAGGCTTTCTAGGGCTTCCGATACCAGCTGCGTATCAAGGATTAGGGGCAGATTTTACAACATATATCATCGCGATTCATGAATTATCGAAAGTGAGTGCAACCATCGGTGTCATTGTGTCCGTTCATACATCTGTTGTGACGATGCCTATTTTGGCTTTTGGTACGACCGAGCAAAAAAAATCCTATGTTCCGCTGCTTGCGTCTGGGCAGAAGCTGGGCGCCTTTTGCCTGACTGAACCAACAGCTGGCTCAGATGCTTCTAGTATTCAGCTTAGAGCAGAGCGGATAGACGACCACTATGAGTTAAATGGAACGAAGATTTTTATCACAAGCGGCGGGGAAGCAGAACTGTATCTTGTATTTGCAGTGACAGACCCTGCCTCTGCTAAAAAAAATATATCGGCGTTCATTGTCGAAAAAGATACGCCGGGGTTTACGATCGGAAAAGATGAGAAGAAAATGGGGCTGCACGGGTCAAAAACAGTGACGCTTCATTTTGATGGCGTGCGAATTCCGAAGGAGCAGCTGCTCGGTGCAGAAGGTGAGGGCTTCCGATTGGCCATGTCTAGCTTAAATGCGGGGAGAATCGGTATCGCGGCCCAAAGCCTTGGTATTGCAGAAGCCGCATTAACGGAGGCAGTGACTTATTTAAAGCAGCATCCAGCCGGTCTTGAAACGACCATTCGGCTAGGCGATTTGGCGGCCAAGCTTGAAGCGGCCAAGCTGCTCGTCTATCAAGCAGCTTCTTATAAAGAGGCAAACCGCCCGGTCACAAAGGAAGCGTCGATGGCGAAGTTATTTGCTTCAAAAACGGCGGTTGAGATCAGTACAGAAGCGATCCATTTGCTAGGCATGGACGGTTATACCAATCGATATCACACAGAACGCTATTTTCGTGATGCGAAAATTTGTGAAATCTATGAAGGAACAAGTGAAATTCAAAGGCTGGTCATTTGTAAACAGCTAATATGA
- the rpoE gene encoding DNA-directed RNA polymerase subunit delta translates to MSLKEYSQEQLKQMSLVELAYEIFRDSKTPITFSELIDEMIRLQGIQKSDLDDRLAQFYTDLNIDGRFISLGDQRWGLRSWYPVDQIEEEVQPAVKTKAKKKKTKAAVVEEDFDEIEEEEEIEELEEDLDLVEADDDLDLDEEEVDEDLEDFDEDDDEDDDGLTEIDEDDLDEEEEGK, encoded by the coding sequence TTGAGTTTGAAAGAATACTCACAGGAACAGCTCAAACAAATGTCTTTAGTTGAACTTGCTTATGAAATTTTCAGAGACAGCAAAACACCGATCACGTTTTCCGAGTTAATAGATGAAATGATCCGTTTGCAAGGGATACAAAAATCTGATCTAGATGATCGACTTGCCCAATTTTATACAGACTTAAATATAGATGGCCGCTTTATTTCGTTAGGTGATCAGAGATGGGGACTTCGCAGCTGGTATCCAGTTGATCAAATCGAAGAAGAAGTTCAGCCAGCTGTGAAAACAAAAGCGAAAAAGAAAAAAACAAAAGCAGCTGTCGTTGAAGAAGACTTCGATGAGATTGAAGAGGAAGAAGAAATCGAAGAGCTTGAAGAAGATCTTGATCTTGTTGAAGCCGACGATGATCTCGACTTAGATGAAGAAGAAGTTGATGAAGATCTAGAAGACTTCGACGAAGATGATGACGAAGATGATGACGGCTTAACGGAGATTGATGAAGACGATTTAGACGAGGAAGAGGAAGGGAAATAA
- a CDS encoding uberolysin/carnocyclin family circular bacteriocin: protein MTKATDSKFYALLSLLLLAVTLVALVIGNGSLIAANLGVSSGTAFAMVNFLDTWSSVATVITVVGMFTGVGTISAGVAATILAILKKKGKAKAAAF, encoded by the coding sequence ATGACAAAAGCAACAGATTCTAAGTTTTATGCTTTATTATCGCTGTTACTTCTTGCGGTAACATTAGTAGCTTTAGTGATTGGTAATGGTTCTTTAATTGCAGCAAATCTTGGTGTTAGTTCTGGAACCGCGTTTGCAATGGTTAATTTCTTAGATACTTGGTCCTCAGTAGCAACTGTCATTACTGTCGTTGGCATGTTCACTGGTGTAGGAACAATTAGTGCGGGTGTAGCTGCTACTATTTTGGCTATCCTTAAGAAAAAAGGAAAAGCTAAAGCTGCTGCTTTTTAA
- a CDS encoding acyl-CoA dehydrogenase: MQFQLSDEHEMIQKMVRDFARNEVEPTAAERDETETYDPAIFRQMAELGLTGIPWPEEVGGIGSDYLAYVIAVEELSRVCASTGVTLSAHTSLASWPIFTFGTAEQKETYLKPLAEGQKIGAYALTENGSGSDASGMKTTAVKVGSGYVLNGAKIFITNGGIADYYIVFAVTDQEAASRNTTAFIVEKETPGFSIGKKESKLGIRSSPTTEIIFEDCRIHERNRLGKEGEGFKIAMMTLDGGRNGIAAQAVGIAQGALDAAVNYAKERKQFGKPIIQQQGIAFKLADMATAIEASRLLTYQAAWLETKGLPYGKESAMSKLFAGDTAMKVTTEAVQIFGGYGYTKDYPVERYMRDAKITQIYEGTQEIQRLVISRKLLDM, encoded by the coding sequence ATGCAGTTCCAATTAAGTGACGAACATGAAATGATACAAAAAATGGTGAGAGATTTTGCGAGAAATGAAGTGGAGCCAACAGCAGCAGAGCGAGATGAGACAGAAACCTATGATCCAGCTATTTTTCGCCAAATGGCGGAGCTCGGTTTAACGGGTATCCCATGGCCAGAAGAGGTAGGCGGGATCGGGAGTGACTATTTAGCCTACGTCATTGCAGTTGAGGAGCTTTCAAGAGTGTGCGCCTCTACAGGCGTTACCCTGTCTGCCCATACATCTCTCGCCTCATGGCCTATCTTTACTTTCGGAACAGCTGAACAAAAGGAGACCTATTTAAAGCCGCTTGCAGAGGGACAGAAGATAGGAGCATACGCTCTCACTGAAAACGGATCCGGTTCTGATGCCAGCGGAATGAAGACAACAGCAGTGAAAGTGGGTAGTGGATATGTTCTGAACGGTGCGAAAATCTTTATAACAAATGGAGGCATTGCGGATTATTATATTGTGTTTGCCGTGACAGACCAAGAAGCTGCATCTCGAAATACAACCGCCTTTATTGTAGAAAAAGAGACACCTGGCTTCTCGATAGGTAAAAAAGAAAGCAAGCTGGGCATACGCTCATCGCCAACAACTGAGATCATCTTTGAAGATTGTCGCATTCATGAAAGGAACCGGCTCGGCAAAGAAGGAGAAGGGTTTAAAATAGCCATGATGACGCTCGATGGCGGCAGAAACGGCATTGCTGCACAGGCTGTTGGGATCGCCCAAGGCGCTCTTGATGCGGCGGTCAATTATGCAAAGGAGCGCAAACAATTTGGAAAACCAATCATTCAGCAGCAAGGGATCGCTTTTAAGCTAGCCGATATGGCGACAGCGATCGAGGCGTCGAGACTGCTCACGTACCAGGCAGCATGGCTTGAAACGAAAGGGCTTCCGTATGGAAAGGAATCAGCCATGTCCAAGCTCTTTGCGGGTGATACAGCCATGAAGGTGACGACAGAAGCGGTTCAAATCTTCGGCGGATACGGCTATACAAAGGATTACCCAGTCGAACGATACATGCGTGATGCGAAAATCACTCAAATTTACGAAGGAACACAGGAAATCCAGCGGCTGGTCATTTCGCGGAAACTGCTAGATATGTAG
- a CDS encoding response regulator, with protein sequence MNEKILIVDDQYGIRILLNEVFHKEGYQTFQAANGLQALDIVKNHRPNLVLLDMKIPGMDGIEILKRMKLIDEDIRVIIMTAYGELDMIQESKELGALTHFAKPFDIDEIRDAVKEYLPLETNG encoded by the coding sequence ATGAATGAGAAAATTTTAATTGTCGATGATCAGTACGGTATTAGAATATTACTGAATGAAGTGTTTCATAAAGAAGGCTATCAAACCTTCCAAGCAGCTAATGGTCTACAAGCGTTAGATATTGTGAAAAACCATAGACCGAACCTTGTTCTGCTTGATATGAAGATTCCTGGAATGGATGGGATTGAGATTTTAAAACGGATGAAATTAATTGATGAAGACATCCGCGTGATCATTATGACAGCTTATGGTGAATTAGATATGATTCAAGAATCCAAAGAACTCGGTGCATTGACGCACTTCGCTAAACCATTTGATATTGATGAAATCCGAGATGCAGTCAAAGAATACCTGCCTCTTGAAACAAATGGCTAG